The segment CCTGactaatattattcattttttaaaatcataattttgtgtTAAACAAATCTTCGAATTGAGGAATAGACTGGAAAATGTTTGAATGAGAACAAACCAATATACTGCCAACAGGAGACGAGTTTCCTTTCTTGGAATAGTCGACTCAGGCATTTAGTCAAATCAAATGAGACTGCAATTCAGTTGTAATGACGACtgaaaagcgccaagaaaaagtttcgccaaattataaaatatatataagaacgctatatttattttaatgattgaaatcgccaaattggcgaaatttttacttggcgctttttggtcgcagTTACAACTTACAAGTACCTAAATGAATCGTCTCCACCTTGCATCATTAATAACCATTTTGTTTCTTGGTAATCAATTAAACTGATAAGCAGATcaatcataattatattaaagataattttctttttctagaacCCGTGATGAAACGCATTGTGGAAGACATTGACGATTTCCAGGTCGATACAGTTTCAGCAAACGTTACAGCAACGGAATCGAAGCTGGATGGCATGTCAGATCAGGTGGCAAACGAGTTATCGAGTGGGGCTCTGATCGACAACAGCAACGATCTGTTTATGACCAGGTTTTTGTTCGACGGTTTTCCGGAATTTTGGCACAGGAACAAGCGAAATGATTCTTCTGTTGAACCGAAgcgaaatatgaaaaaaagattcacGTTTTTCCGAAGATTTATCCTTATCTAAATATTTgggacaacaacaacaaaaaaaatcagtaaccAAATtcgtatttcttaaaaatatttatttaactatatataaaacaatatgtgGTACAACTATAGTACCTAGAACGTCGCCAAATGTTATCTtgggaaaataaattcaaaatgtatttgtaaaGCGGCGTTCTGCGTATTAGAATTCGATATCAACAACATGTGTAACAGGTACATTTgaactaaaatacaaaaaatgttttaaatcagtttttctgTACTGATATTTCAGCAAAGTATCTTTTTTCTGTATGAAAGGAATTTAAATGATATCCAATTTCGATTTAGTAATAAAGAAAtgattcaataaatgtattttgataattgCCTGTCCATGAAAGTTCATCAATTCTTTGAAGTAAGATTCAGTGAGTCTATATATCTAAAATGTTAAACAAGGTAACTCATACAGCGATGACTAAATAAAACAGTGATAATATACAGGACATCGAcgaatattctttttctttaaatcttccGAAGTGCATCCATCAGTAACTCCATTTCAgctggaaaaaagaaaagaaaagtattaacttttggattttaagcaaaatttgaaatttctcatttcaattaAGAGACAAATAAATGATCTGAAGTTACATGTTCTAAGTACATCGCGATTGTTTTCCGTGGATTCTGTGCGAATAGAATGCTTTTggactttttaatttgcattctcCACCTATCACTTTTCTCTtctgttctttcctttttttttcttcttggtttTGTTTGTAGAAGTCACcaagcaataatttttacaaaatgtctCATTTCAATTAGATTATCAGTCGCCAAACTGTGAGCAAGTAATACATGAATAGCAtccttatttgtaaatgaagtAAAAGAATTGCAAGTTTTATTGTCTACTTCCATCTTTGGCAATCATTTGTTTCGTCAGTTCAATTTTATCTCTTATGCTTGACTTGATGCTTATGATTTtatcaacaaagtatttttgaatatcaaattgAGGTAGCTTTACATCTTTTCTGTTTAATATGTATATGAACTTTCTTAATACAGTCGAGACTTATAACATCATAGTACATTAAAAAACTACAGGTCTAGAATATCGATTTCAAACTGGGCGTTTGCCTTTTGacgttttgtttgtttgtttgaatgagggg is part of the Argiope bruennichi chromosome 10, qqArgBrue1.1, whole genome shotgun sequence genome and harbors:
- the LOC129987614 gene encoding uncharacterized protein LOC129987614, which gives rise to MALILLFSIIFASAESLYIDDSDAFSNLFAKEISNATFDNGTHEIDALRFLSSTNIKHVNGSVSSSNVTMLNTNNSTKKNDSEPVMKRIVEDIDDFQVDTVSANVTATESKLDGMSDQVANELSSGALIDNSNDLFMTRFLFDGFPEFWHRNKRNDSSVEPKRNMKKRFTFFRRFILI